From a region of the Mucilaginibacter auburnensis genome:
- a CDS encoding stage II sporulation protein M produces MREPLFVKQNATKWKSFEIEATNDPDELADRFIQITDDLAFAKTFYPDSKTTSYLNGLAARLHQSIYKNKTEKSNRFISFWKYELPILFYTYRRQLLYSFLFFFVFCMMGAFSAKYDDGFVRLILGDAYVDMTEANIAKNDPFAVYKQEGEFLMFLMIGGNNIYVALKAFVAGIFFSVGTVYALFYNGLMLGSFQYFFFSKNLGIASVLVIWIHGTLEISSIVIAGAAGLVLGNSILFPKTFSRLTSLKRGAKHGMQIAIGLVPIFIIAAFFEGFVTRHTEMPVWLSSSILGLSLLFIIWYVIIYPKKLSIKLNTETNEQ; encoded by the coding sequence ATGCGCGAGCCGCTCTTTGTTAAACAAAACGCTACAAAGTGGAAAAGCTTTGAAATCGAAGCTACCAACGACCCGGATGAGCTTGCGGACAGGTTTATTCAAATTACTGATGATCTGGCCTTCGCCAAAACATTCTATCCCGACTCAAAAACAACCAGTTATCTTAATGGTTTAGCGGCCAGACTTCACCAATCTATTTATAAAAACAAGACAGAAAAAAGTAACCGCTTTATTAGTTTTTGGAAATACGAGTTACCTATTTTGTTTTACACTTATCGCCGTCAGCTCCTGTATTCTTTCCTTTTCTTTTTTGTTTTTTGCATGATGGGCGCTTTCTCGGCTAAATATGATGACGGTTTTGTGCGTCTTATTTTAGGTGATGCCTATGTTGACATGACAGAGGCCAACATCGCTAAAAATGATCCTTTCGCGGTTTATAAACAAGAGGGTGAATTCCTGATGTTTTTGATGATAGGAGGCAATAATATTTACGTTGCGTTAAAGGCTTTTGTTGCCGGCATTTTTTTCTCGGTTGGTACAGTATACGCTCTTTTTTACAACGGACTAATGCTGGGCTCGTTCCAATACTTCTTTTTCAGCAAAAACCTGGGCATCGCATCTGTATTAGTGATCTGGATACACGGTACGCTGGAAATATCATCTATCGTAATTGCAGGCGCAGCAGGGTTGGTGCTGGGTAATTCCATATTATTTCCCAAAACTTTCTCGAGGTTAACCTCACTTAAACGCGGCGCCAAACACGGCATGCAAATAGCAATTGGTCTGGTGCCTATATTTATAATAGCAGCTTTTTTTGAAGGATTTGTAACCCGGCACACCGAAATGCCGGTTTGGTTAAGCAGTTCAATTTTAGGCCTGTCGTTATTATTTATAATATGGTATGTTATTATATATCCTAAAAAATTAAGCATTAAACTCAATACCGAAACTAATGAACAATGA
- a CDS encoding RDD family protein yields MQTVRITTSQNIDIEYEIAGLGPRILARILDGLLFGLVIIFFVLFPSITSVKLGEIGIAIVVIAFFSLFVFYDLLCEIFMNGQSIGKRVMKIKVISADGGRPTLGQYLLRWLFRIVDFTMTGGVCALICAAVSEKNQRVGDMVAGTVLVRTEPSAKMEAIAFTPPVEEAYTPAFTEASQLKDKDIALIHEVLTNYIQSGNSVILYNTAVKLKQVLGIQTQMDDMRFLQTLIKDYNYIVATANADELA; encoded by the coding sequence ATGCAGACCGTCCGGATCACTACCTCCCAAAATATCGATATTGAATATGAAATAGCAGGCCTCGGTCCGCGTATTTTAGCCCGCATACTGGACGGCCTATTGTTTGGTTTGGTGATTATATTCTTTGTTTTATTTCCGAGTATAACATCCGTAAAACTTGGAGAAATAGGGATTGCAATAGTTGTGATTGCTTTCTTTTCTCTTTTCGTTTTTTATGATCTGCTTTGCGAGATTTTTATGAACGGACAAAGCATTGGTAAACGTGTAATGAAGATAAAGGTGATAAGTGCTGATGGCGGGCGGCCAACATTGGGCCAGTATCTGTTACGCTGGCTTTTCAGGATAGTTGATTTTACCATGACCGGTGGTGTATGCGCGCTTATTTGCGCGGCAGTCAGCGAAAAAAATCAACGCGTAGGTGATATGGTTGCTGGTACTGTTTTAGTACGTACAGAACCAAGCGCAAAAATGGAAGCCATTGCTTTTACGCCCCCGGTAGAAGAGGCCTATACTCCGGCGTTTACAGAAGCATCGCAATTAAAAGATAAGGATATTGCTTTGATACATGAGGTATTGACTAACTATATACAATCTGGCAACAGCGTTATTTTATATAACACTGCTGTTAAACTGAAACAGGTATTGGGCATACAAACTCAGATGGACGACATGCGTTTTCTGCAAACGCTTATTAAAGACTATAACTATATAGTGGCAACTGCCAATGCCGATGAATTGGCGTAG
- a CDS encoding DUF2752 domain-containing protein, whose translation MLLYIAHISRSEPLLLSWLRDHLFPCPFKYLTGLDCPGCGFQRAVLALLQGNVSHSFQIYPAAIPLILFFSYSITDRFYKLDNQQGHIKKTLFMLVGAMVLISYAVKLWHIYSYANSSALAVATI comes from the coding sequence TTGCTTTTATATATTGCACATATATCCCGCAGTGAGCCGCTTTTGCTAAGCTGGCTGCGGGATCATTTATTTCCTTGTCCGTTTAAATATCTGACCGGGTTAGACTGCCCGGGCTGTGGTTTTCAACGTGCTGTGTTAGCACTTTTACAAGGCAACGTTAGCCATAGCTTTCAAATTTATCCGGCCGCGATACCGCTTATCTTATTTTTCAGCTACAGCATTACCGATCGTTTTTACAAACTTGATAACCAGCAAGGTCACATTAAAAAGACTTTATTTATGTTGGTTGGAGCCATGGTGCTTATTAGCTATGCCGTTAAGCTTTGGCATATTTACAGCTACGCCAATTCATCGGCATTGGCAGTTGCCACTATATAG
- a CDS encoding DUF5684 domain-containing protein, whose product MNEYDYASGADNGGLIAVLFGVMLIPALIIGILTIIGLWRTFQKAGKPGWAAIIPIYNYIVMLEIVGKPIWWIILLLIPCVNIVIAIWVLNLIAKSFGKSEGFTIGLVLFPMIFFPILGFGSATYLGPSAAEAKGMGMPGNNPFNNPPQV is encoded by the coding sequence ATGAACGAGTACGATTACGCTTCGGGGGCTGACAATGGCGGCCTTATTGCTGTTTTATTTGGAGTAATGCTCATCCCGGCATTAATTATTGGCATACTAACCATCATAGGGCTATGGCGAACCTTCCAAAAAGCAGGCAAACCAGGTTGGGCGGCCATTATTCCCATTTACAATTACATTGTGATGCTCGAAATTGTTGGAAAACCAATCTGGTGGATCATATTACTGCTCATCCCTTGCGTTAATATCGTAATAGCTATCTGGGTACTTAATTTAATAGCAAAGAGCTTCGGCAAAAGCGAAGGCTTCACCATTGGATTGGTTTTATTTCCGATGATATTTTTCCCGATACTCGGTTTTGGCAGTGCAACTTATTTAGGCCCATCGGCTGCTGAAGCCAAGGGCATGGGTATGCCAGGTAATAACCCGTTCAATAACCCACCGCAAGTATAG
- a CDS encoding L-serine ammonia-lyase yields MQREQISVFDMFKVGIGPSSSHTLGPWRAAQQFVVLLKTQHVFEQVSGVRILLYGSLAKTGRGHGTDIAVLLGLSGHDPVTFPVDQINSEIANIGSRQVLTLGGEKHISFTITDDLLFLFNESLPFHPNAVTFQALLEGGKAMSQTYYSIGGGFVVTEGSEGNARAEVDLPFPIDTAANLLHWCIKTGLKISDVVLENELAWRNEAETRKGVLDIFNVMAECMYRGCHADGQLPGGLNVARRAAELNKRLIGGNTYSNYNEWVHAIRKTGEGFQNILDWVSCFALAVNEENASFGRVVTAPTNGAAGVIPAVLQYYIVFCNGFNNDNIIKFIYTASEIGSIFKKGATISAAMGGCQAEIGVSSAMAAAALTERLGGSQRQVLMAAEIAMEHHLGLTCDPIGGLVQVPCIERNTMGAIKAITASQLALQSNPDKAKVSLDAVVKTMWQTAQDMNVKYKETADGGLAINIPISLPEC; encoded by the coding sequence ATGCAGCGCGAACAGATCTCGGTTTTTGACATGTTTAAGGTGGGTATTGGCCCGTCAAGTTCACATACATTGGGGCCATGGCGCGCTGCGCAACAGTTTGTGGTATTATTGAAAACACAACATGTTTTTGAGCAGGTGAGTGGTGTAAGAATTTTACTGTACGGCTCGTTGGCAAAGACAGGGCGCGGGCATGGTACTGATATTGCCGTTTTGCTGGGCTTAAGTGGTCATGATCCGGTTACTTTTCCTGTTGATCAAATTAACAGCGAAATAGCCAATATTGGTTCGCGACAGGTGTTAACATTAGGTGGTGAAAAGCATATAAGTTTTACCATTACCGATGATCTGTTATTTCTTTTCAACGAAAGTCTGCCGTTTCATCCAAATGCGGTTACTTTCCAGGCATTGTTGGAGGGTGGCAAGGCAATGTCGCAAACCTATTACTCCATTGGTGGTGGTTTTGTAGTTACCGAAGGAAGTGAAGGTAACGCGCGTGCCGAGGTAGACCTGCCTTTCCCAATTGATACCGCTGCTAATTTGCTGCATTGGTGCATAAAAACAGGGCTCAAAATATCAGATGTGGTATTGGAAAACGAACTGGCCTGGCGTAATGAAGCAGAAACGCGCAAAGGTGTGCTGGATATCTTTAACGTAATGGCCGAGTGCATGTACAGGGGCTGCCATGCTGATGGTCAATTACCCGGTGGCCTTAATGTTGCCCGCCGTGCTGCTGAACTAAACAAGCGCCTGATAGGCGGCAATACCTACAGCAATTACAATGAATGGGTACATGCTATCAGGAAAACAGGCGAAGGTTTTCAAAATATATTGGATTGGGTGAGTTGCTTCGCATTAGCTGTTAATGAAGAGAATGCTTCTTTTGGGCGTGTGGTAACAGCACCTACTAATGGCGCGGCAGGTGTAATACCAGCCGTATTGCAATACTATATTGTTTTTTGCAACGGTTTTAATAACGATAACATCATTAAGTTTATTTATACCGCATCGGAAATTGGCAGTATATTTAAAAAAGGGGCTACCATATCTGCCGCTATGGGCGGTTGTCAGGCCGAAATAGGTGTGTCATCTGCAATGGCTGCCGCAGCGCTTACTGAGCGTTTGGGCGGTTCGCAAAGGCAGGTGCTAATGGCTGCAGAAATTGCCATGGAACATCACCTTGGCCTAACATGCGACCCAATTGGTGGGCTTGTACAAGTGCCATGTATTGAGCGCAACACAATGGGAGCTATAAAGGCGATAACAGCATCACAATTGGCTTTGCAAAGCAATCCTGATAAAGCCAAAGTTAGTTTAGATGCCGTAGTGAAAACCATGTGGCAAACCGCGCAGGATATGAATGTTAAGTATAAAGAAACTGCTGATGGCGGACTTGCTATCAATATTCCTAT